One genomic window of Streptomyces sp. NBC_01276 includes the following:
- a CDS encoding pirin family protein produces the protein MPAVTVENPLTLPRVAAPQTAAPRKVLAVSTAPGGFEGEGFPVRRAFAGIDYRHLDPFIMMDQMGEVEYQPGEPKGTPWHPHRGFETVTYLIDGTFVHQDSNGGGGVINGGDTQWMTAGSGLLHIEAPPESLVVSGGLFHGLQLWVNLPASDKMMPPRYQDIGGGQVQLLTTPDGGALLRVIAGELDGHEGPGITHTPITMIHATVTPGAEITLPWREDFNALAYVLAGRGSVGEERRPLHTGQTAVFGEGGSLTLRADESQDSNAPALEVVLLGGRPIREPMAHYGPFVMNSRHELQQAFDDFQAGRLGRIPTTERTK, from the coding sequence ATGCCCGCAGTGACTGTTGAGAACCCGTTGACCCTCCCGCGCGTGGCCGCGCCGCAGACGGCCGCGCCGCGCAAGGTGCTGGCCGTGTCCACGGCCCCGGGCGGTTTCGAGGGCGAGGGATTCCCGGTGCGCCGCGCGTTCGCCGGGATCGACTACCGCCACCTCGACCCGTTCATCATGATGGACCAGATGGGCGAGGTGGAGTATCAGCCTGGAGAGCCGAAAGGGACCCCCTGGCACCCCCACCGCGGCTTCGAGACCGTCACCTACCTGATCGACGGAACCTTCGTCCACCAGGACAGCAACGGTGGCGGCGGCGTCATCAACGGCGGCGACACCCAGTGGATGACCGCCGGTTCGGGCCTCCTGCACATCGAGGCCCCGCCGGAGTCCCTGGTCGTCAGCGGCGGCCTCTTCCACGGCCTCCAGCTGTGGGTGAACCTCCCGGCCTCCGACAAGATGATGCCCCCGCGCTACCAGGACATCGGCGGCGGCCAGGTGCAGCTGCTGACCACCCCGGACGGCGGCGCGCTGCTCCGCGTGATCGCCGGTGAGCTGGACGGGCACGAGGGGCCGGGCATCACCCACACCCCGATCACGATGATCCACGCGACCGTCACCCCGGGCGCGGAGATCACCCTGCCGTGGCGCGAGGACTTCAACGCCCTCGCCTACGTCCTGGCCGGGCGCGGGTCCGTCGGCGAGGAGCGCAGGCCCCTCCACACCGGGCAGACGGCGGTCTTCGGCGAGGGCGGCTCGCTCACCCTGCGGGCGGACGAGTCCCAGGACTCCAACGCCCCGGCCCTGGAGGTCGTCCTGCTCGGCGGGAGGCCCATCCGGGAGCCGATGGCGCACTACGGGCCGTTCGTGATGAACAGCCGGCACGAGCTCCAGCAGGCCTTCGACGACTTCCAGGCGGGCCGGCTCGGCCGGATCCCGACCACGGAGCGCACGAAGTAG
- a CDS encoding SseB family protein, giving the protein MYGYDQNPGAQQGYAQQPPQGYAQQAPPLYPEPSPPSLADAVRAFTTGSLSAEDFQQIFATSKVYCPRGDTPGFLALHNTQQPVIPMFTTLKELRRYAGKESKYFVITGAEVIDLLPTGYGFVLDMEGDHRMVFDAKAVEQMVDFAMRRMYG; this is encoded by the coding sequence ATGTACGGCTACGACCAGAACCCGGGTGCCCAGCAGGGCTACGCGCAGCAGCCCCCGCAGGGGTACGCGCAGCAGGCGCCGCCGCTGTACCCCGAGCCGTCCCCGCCCTCGCTCGCGGACGCCGTACGGGCCTTCACGACCGGTTCGCTGTCCGCCGAGGACTTCCAGCAGATCTTCGCCACCTCGAAGGTCTACTGCCCGCGCGGTGACACCCCGGGGTTCCTGGCGCTGCACAACACGCAGCAGCCCGTCATCCCGATGTTCACCACGCTCAAGGAGCTCCGCCGGTACGCCGGCAAGGAGTCCAAGTACTTCGTGATCACCGGCGCCGAGGTGATCGACCTGCTCCCCACCGGCTACGGCTTCGTCCTCGACATGGAGGGCGACCACCGGATGGTGTTCGACGCGAAGGCCGTCGAGCAGATGGTCGACTTCGCCATGCGCCGCATGTATGGCTAG
- a CDS encoding helix-turn-helix domain-containing protein, which translates to MPARKDTDASASVPSFYGAELRFKREAAGLTLDQLADGSFRGVPFLSQIEHGERRMPLDLARHVDRKLGTDGFFERRCEDARKAKQSGHAEYFADVAEMEPDAQTIEDWAPMLVPGLLQTAAYARALTRAAMPRAMDSEVEQKVTARMARARLFRRENPPEYWGILDESLLRRPVLPAEGMAELLEHIAGVVRTTRSILQIVPETEAAHPFMMGMARLMTFGDAPPVVYTENLHSGQLIEYPSLVRDYRRSYDLLRAAALSPEASLARIDAAAEDFRHGKHRE; encoded by the coding sequence GTGCCTGCTCGTAAGGACACGGACGCGTCGGCGAGTGTTCCGTCCTTCTACGGCGCGGAGCTGCGCTTCAAACGGGAGGCCGCCGGGCTCACGCTCGATCAGCTCGCGGACGGCAGCTTCCGAGGAGTTCCGTTCCTCAGCCAAATCGAGCACGGCGAGCGGCGGATGCCGCTGGATCTGGCCCGGCACGTAGACCGGAAGCTGGGGACGGACGGCTTTTTCGAGCGCCGCTGTGAAGATGCCCGCAAGGCGAAGCAGTCGGGGCACGCGGAGTACTTCGCGGACGTTGCGGAGATGGAGCCGGATGCGCAGACCATCGAGGACTGGGCGCCGATGCTGGTGCCGGGGCTGTTGCAGACGGCCGCGTACGCGCGAGCCCTCACCCGGGCCGCGATGCCCCGGGCCATGGACAGCGAGGTCGAGCAGAAGGTGACCGCGCGCATGGCGCGGGCCCGGCTCTTCAGGCGGGAGAACCCCCCGGAGTACTGGGGAATCCTGGACGAGTCGCTGCTTCGGAGGCCGGTGCTGCCAGCAGAGGGGATGGCGGAGTTGCTGGAGCACATCGCGGGCGTGGTCAGAACAACCCGCTCCATTTTGCAGATCGTTCCGGAAACCGAGGCCGCTCACCCGTTCATGATGGGCATGGCTCGGTTGATGACTTTCGGGGACGCGCCCCCGGTTGTGTACACCGAGAACCTGCACAGCGGCCAACTCATCGAATATCCGTCCCTCGTGAGGGACTACCGCAGGTCGTACGATCTGCTGAGGGCTGCCGCGCTGTCACCTGAGGCGTCCCTTGCGAGGATCGACGCGGCTGCAGAGGACTTCCGACATGGCAAACACCGAGAATGA
- a CDS encoding DUF397 domain-containing protein encodes MANTENDLASASWRKSSYSNGTGGECVEVADGVTGLVPVRDSKVRGGPILMLSAAAWGPFVSALKGGPAPEGPRPR; translated from the coding sequence ATGGCAAACACCGAGAATGACCTGGCGTCCGCCTCCTGGCGTAAGAGCAGCTACAGCAACGGCACCGGCGGCGAGTGCGTCGAGGTGGCCGACGGAGTCACCGGACTGGTCCCCGTGCGCGACTCCAAGGTGAGGGGTGGCCCCATCCTCATGTTGTCGGCGGCGGCCTGGGGGCCCTTCGTCTCCGCCCTGAAGGGCGGTCCCGCCCCGGAAGGCCCGCGGCCTCGATAG
- a CDS encoding acyl-CoA dehydrogenase — MGHYKSNLRDIEFNLFEVLGRDNVYGTGPFGEMDTETARTILSEMTKLSENELAASFEDADRTPPVFDPATNTAPVPASFKKSYKAFMDSEYWRLGLPEEIGGTTSPRSLIWAFAETILGANPAVWMYSSGPAFAGILFEEGNEAQKKVAEIAVEKRWGSTMVLTEPDAGSDVGAGRTKAVQQADGSWHIEGVKRFITSGEHDMEENILHYVLARPEGHGPGTKGLSLFLVPKFHFDWETGELGERNGVYATNVEHKMGLKASNTCEMTFGDQHPAKGWLIGDKHDGIRQMFMIIEFARMMVGTKAIATLSTGYLNALEYAKERVQGPDLANFMDKTAPKVTITHHPDVRRSLMTQKAYAEGMRALVLYTASVQDAIQLKQAAGEDASAEIGLNDLLLPIVKGYGSERSYEQLAQSLQTFGGSGYLQEYPIEQYIRDAKIDTLYEGTTAIQGQDFFFRKIVRDQGASLNILSETIKKFLAEGPGGDDLAPARDALAKAAVDLEAIVGQMIVDLTATGEDVKNIYKVGQNTTRLLMASGDVVVGYLLLKGAAVAAEKLAGASAKDVAFYTGKIAAAKFFAAQILPGVSVQRALAETVDNSLMELDEAAF; from the coding sequence ATGGGGCACTACAAGTCGAATCTCCGCGACATCGAGTTCAACCTCTTCGAGGTGCTCGGCCGCGACAACGTGTACGGCACCGGCCCGTTCGGTGAGATGGACACCGAGACCGCCAGGACCATCCTCAGCGAGATGACCAAGCTCTCCGAGAACGAGCTGGCCGCCTCCTTCGAGGACGCCGACCGCACCCCGCCGGTCTTCGACCCGGCCACCAACACCGCGCCCGTCCCGGCGTCGTTCAAGAAGAGCTACAAGGCCTTCATGGACTCCGAGTACTGGCGCCTGGGCCTGCCCGAGGAGATCGGCGGCACCACCTCGCCCCGCTCCCTCATCTGGGCGTTCGCCGAGACGATCCTGGGCGCGAACCCGGCCGTGTGGATGTACTCCTCCGGCCCGGCGTTCGCCGGCATCCTCTTCGAAGAGGGCAACGAGGCGCAGAAGAAGGTCGCCGAGATCGCCGTCGAGAAGCGCTGGGGCTCCACCATGGTGCTGACCGAGCCGGACGCCGGCTCGGACGTCGGCGCCGGCCGCACCAAGGCCGTCCAGCAGGCGGACGGCTCGTGGCACATCGAGGGCGTGAAGCGCTTCATCACGTCCGGTGAGCACGACATGGAGGAGAACATCCTCCACTACGTCCTCGCGCGCCCCGAGGGCCACGGCCCGGGTACCAAGGGCCTGTCCCTCTTCCTCGTCCCGAAGTTCCACTTCGACTGGGAGACCGGCGAGCTGGGCGAGCGCAACGGCGTCTACGCCACGAACGTCGAGCACAAGATGGGCCTCAAGGCCTCCAACACGTGCGAGATGACCTTCGGCGACCAGCACCCCGCCAAGGGCTGGCTGATCGGCGACAAGCACGACGGCATCCGCCAGATGTTCATGATCATCGAGTTCGCCCGGATGATGGTCGGCACGAAGGCCATCGCCACCCTCTCCACCGGCTACCTCAACGCGCTGGAGTACGCCAAGGAGCGTGTGCAGGGCCCGGACCTGGCCAACTTCATGGACAAGACCGCGCCCAAGGTCACCATCACGCACCACCCCGACGTGCGCCGCTCGCTCATGACGCAGAAGGCCTACGCCGAGGGCATGCGCGCCCTCGTGCTGTACACCGCCTCCGTCCAGGACGCGATCCAGCTCAAGCAGGCCGCGGGCGAGGACGCCTCCGCCGAGATCGGCCTGAACGACCTGCTCCTGCCGATCGTCAAGGGCTACGGCTCGGAGCGCTCGTACGAGCAGCTCGCCCAGTCGCTGCAGACCTTCGGCGGTTCCGGTTACCTCCAGGAATACCCGATCGAGCAGTACATCCGCGACGCCAAGATCGACACCCTGTACGAGGGCACCACGGCGATCCAGGGCCAGGACTTCTTCTTCCGGAAGATCGTCCGCGACCAGGGCGCCTCGCTGAACATCCTCTCCGAGACGATCAAGAAGTTCCTCGCCGAGGGCCCCGGCGGCGACGACCTGGCCCCCGCCCGCGACGCCCTCGCCAAGGCCGCCGTGGACCTGGAGGCCATCGTCGGCCAGATGATCGTCGACCTCACCGCCACCGGCGAGGACGTCAAGAACATCTACAAGGTCGGCCAGAACACCACCCGCCTGCTGATGGCCTCCGGTGACGTGGTCGTCGGCTACCTGCTCCTCAAGGGCGCGGCCGTGGCCGCCGAGAAGCTGGCCGGCGCTTCCGCCAAGGACGTGGCGTTCTACACCGGCAAGATCGCCGCAGCGAAGTTCTTCGCCGCCCAGATCCTGCCGGGCGTCTCCGTCCAGCGCGCCCTGGCCGAGACCGTCGACAACTCCCTCATGGAGCTCGACGAGGCCGCCTTCTAG
- a CDS encoding winged helix-turn-helix transcriptional regulator, with translation METPTEPTDPAAGLPDLAYTADCRARVAFEVLAKRWDSVVVFTLGAHGPMRPRALVARIGGISPKVLNEALRRLEYNGLVERRAYAEAPPRVDYALTEAGTALLVPMRGMGAWAAEYADAVLDAQDRYEAR, from the coding sequence ATGGAGACGCCGACCGAACCCACCGACCCGGCCGCGGGCCTGCCCGACCTCGCCTACACGGCGGACTGCCGGGCGCGGGTCGCGTTCGAGGTGCTGGCCAAGCGCTGGGACAGCGTCGTGGTCTTCACGCTCGGCGCGCACGGCCCGATGCGGCCGCGCGCGCTGGTGGCGCGGATCGGCGGGATCAGCCCGAAGGTGCTGAACGAGGCGCTGCGGAGGCTGGAGTACAACGGCCTGGTCGAGCGCCGCGCGTACGCCGAGGCCCCGCCGCGCGTGGACTACGCCCTGACCGAGGCCGGTACGGCCCTGCTGGTCCCGATGCGGGGGATGGGCGCCTGGGCCGCGGAGTACGCGGACGCCGTGCTCGACGCCCAGGACCGGTACGAGGCCCGCTAG
- a CDS encoding ATP-binding protein, producing the protein MSLTIRLLAVPEAAPLLRHAVREHLGAESADAELCVSELLANVITHLGAGTPVTLRVTGRAARTRVELTDPDPYGQPAQRHAAQTDESGRGLALLAAVSLRWGVRREAAGKTVWAELPRP; encoded by the coding sequence GTGAGCCTCACGATCCGGCTGCTCGCCGTCCCCGAGGCGGCCCCGCTGCTGCGTCACGCCGTGCGCGAGCACCTCGGGGCGGAGTCGGCCGACGCCGAGCTCTGCGTCAGCGAGCTGCTGGCCAACGTCATCACCCATCTCGGCGCGGGCACCCCCGTCACCCTGCGGGTCACCGGAAGGGCAGCCCGTACGCGGGTCGAGCTCACCGATCCCGATCCGTACGGGCAGCCCGCGCAACGGCACGCCGCGCAGACCGACGAGTCCGGGCGGGGCCTGGCCCTGCTGGCCGCCGTGTCGCTGCGATGGGGGGTGCGCCGGGAGGCGGCCGGGAAGACCGTCTGGGCCGAACTCCCCCGCCCCTAG
- a CDS encoding SpoIIE family protein phosphatase — protein MRTEDVLAAIATGLWRWDNASGTVTLDGEAARLLGLPAEPVVLPEAAARSRFHPVDWNEINGIVNLAVAEGTLAEARLRIMDEDGRVLRTVRSRSKPVQNLTAEGRVDYELIGTIQEIAEPQPGTTAAHTPITGDWRRSREAFLLDAGRALAEARSTAEVLRVAASLSMPGFNPDGLAVFGVAGDRLSVIGHHGHGPGDESPFTDMPLDTDYPAAEVVRGGRAIYLPSPEDYLRRFPVTWPLAQRFGRASWAFLPLIVAGRTMGAWMAAFKHPVSFSPDERSVLTTVARMLAQALQRAGVAESERELTTGLQRSMMPQLGPEIPGMTLAARYVPTGGGLQVGGDWYDVIPLPSGRFALVIGDVQGHDVRAAGLMGQLRIAVRAYASEGHRPDAVLSRASRFLSGLCSSQESDPAEGPDYQSPRFATCLYVECDPETGLLEVARAGHPDPAIRMADGTVLMRPTAGGLPLGIIPDTDYPTTRFTLEPGETMMLCTDGLIETGGHDLDTGWARLRAILESGTHDTEDLEPRHLETLADLLVQAVHGPSSHHTTGPLADRREDDIAVVLLCRESADCGCGTPPSRPSRPARRTVLTVAQAEPERIAGARRQVRELLHDWTDPEQVDAAELMVSEMVTNVLVHTDGDALLVAEAVGELGARRLRVEVADGSDELPHMRHPGEMASSGRGVLLMEMLADTWGVDPRGAGKSIWFELHERSKPDEEQVPGPERDPVPDR, from the coding sequence GTGCGCACCGAGGACGTCCTGGCCGCCATCGCGACCGGTCTGTGGCGATGGGACAACGCCTCCGGGACGGTCACCCTCGACGGCGAGGCCGCCCGGCTGCTCGGGCTGCCCGCGGAGCCCGTCGTCCTGCCGGAGGCCGCCGCCCGCTCCCGCTTCCACCCGGTGGACTGGAACGAGATCAACGGCATCGTGAACCTCGCCGTCGCCGAGGGCACCCTCGCCGAGGCCCGGCTGCGGATCATGGACGAGGACGGGCGCGTGCTGCGCACCGTGCGCAGCCGCTCCAAGCCCGTGCAGAACCTGACGGCCGAGGGCCGCGTCGACTACGAGCTGATCGGCACCATCCAGGAGATCGCCGAACCGCAGCCCGGCACCACCGCGGCGCACACCCCGATCACCGGCGACTGGCGGCGCTCCCGCGAGGCCTTCCTGCTGGACGCGGGCCGGGCGCTGGCCGAGGCCCGCTCCACCGCGGAGGTGCTGCGCGTGGCGGCCTCGCTGTCCATGCCGGGCTTCAACCCGGACGGGCTGGCCGTCTTCGGAGTGGCGGGCGACCGGCTGTCGGTCATCGGACACCACGGGCACGGCCCCGGGGACGAGAGCCCCTTCACCGACATGCCGCTGGACACCGACTACCCGGCCGCGGAGGTCGTCCGGGGCGGCCGGGCGATCTACCTGCCCAGCCCCGAGGACTACCTGCGGCGCTTCCCGGTCACCTGGCCGCTCGCCCAGCGCTTCGGGCGCGCCTCCTGGGCCTTCCTGCCGCTGATCGTGGCCGGGCGGACCATGGGGGCCTGGATGGCCGCCTTCAAGCACCCGGTGTCCTTCTCGCCCGACGAGCGGTCCGTGCTGACGACGGTGGCCCGGATGCTGGCCCAGGCCCTCCAGCGGGCCGGAGTGGCCGAGTCCGAGCGGGAACTCACCACCGGGCTCCAGCGGTCGATGATGCCGCAGCTGGGGCCGGAGATCCCCGGCATGACCCTCGCGGCCCGCTACGTCCCCACCGGCGGCGGCCTCCAGGTCGGCGGCGACTGGTACGACGTGATCCCGCTGCCCTCGGGCCGGTTCGCGCTGGTCATCGGCGACGTCCAGGGGCACGACGTACGCGCGGCCGGCCTGATGGGCCAGCTGCGGATCGCCGTACGGGCCTACGCCTCCGAGGGCCACCGCCCCGACGCCGTGCTCTCGCGGGCCTCCCGCTTCCTGTCCGGGCTCTGCTCCTCCCAGGAGTCGGACCCGGCCGAGGGGCCCGACTACCAGAGCCCGCGCTTCGCGACCTGCCTCTACGTGGAGTGCGACCCGGAGACGGGCCTGCTGGAGGTGGCCCGCGCCGGACACCCCGACCCGGCGATCCGGATGGCGGACGGCACCGTCCTGATGCGGCCCACCGCGGGCGGCCTGCCGCTCGGGATCATCCCGGACACCGACTACCCCACCACCCGGTTCACCCTGGAACCCGGCGAGACGATGATGCTCTGCACCGACGGGCTCATCGAGACCGGCGGGCACGACCTGGACACCGGCTGGGCGCGGCTGCGGGCCATCCTGGAGTCCGGGACGCACGACACGGAGGACCTGGAGCCCCGGCACCTCGAAACACTGGCCGACCTGCTGGTGCAGGCCGTGCACGGGCCTTCCTCGCACCACACCACCGGGCCGCTGGCCGACCGCCGCGAGGACGACATAGCCGTGGTGCTGCTGTGCCGCGAGAGCGCGGACTGCGGCTGCGGGACCCCGCCGTCACGCCCGTCGCGGCCCGCCCGGCGCACGGTGCTGACCGTGGCGCAGGCGGAGCCGGAGCGGATCGCGGGGGCCCGGCGCCAGGTCCGGGAGCTGCTGCACGACTGGACGGACCCCGAGCAGGTCGACGCGGCCGAGCTGATGGTCTCCGAGATGGTGACCAACGTGCTCGTGCACACCGACGGCGACGCGCTGCTGGTCGCGGAGGCGGTGGGCGAGCTGGGCGCGCGCCGGCTGCGCGTGGAGGTGGCGGACGGGAGCGACGAGCTGCCGCACATGCGCCACCCCGGGGAGATGGCGTCCAGCGGGCGCGGCGTGCTGCTGATGGAGATGCTCGCCGACACCTGGGGCGTCGACCCGCGCGGCGCGGGCAAGTCGATCTGGTTCGAGCTGCACGAACGCTCCAAGCCGGACGAGGAGCAGGTCCCAGGCCCGGAACGGGACCCCGTACCGGACCGGTAA
- a CDS encoding NADPH-dependent F420 reductase, whose amino-acid sequence MCVGLRSVGPTEQARGRKRWTMRIGVMGTGAMAEALGGAWARAGHEVFVGGRDTAAAAALAGRIGAAGHGPVAAAAAYGEVALLAVPAGRAPELAREHAAALAGRTVVDCTNPLEPGPGGVMLATAPGVSVAALIGAAAPGAHVVKAFNLAHSSAWEQPPGAFGGERPAVPFCADDPVAAGRVEELITGMGWSPMAAGGLDRAAYVEATAAFVIGVWWAGGSPRLAFPEVPGAAA is encoded by the coding sequence GTGTGCGTCGGCCTCCGTAGCGTCGGCCCGACCGAGCAGGCCAGAGGACGGAAGAGGTGGACCATGCGGATCGGCGTCATGGGTACGGGAGCGATGGCGGAGGCCCTGGGCGGCGCCTGGGCGCGGGCCGGGCACGAGGTGTTCGTGGGCGGCCGGGACACGGCGGCCGCCGCGGCCCTCGCCGGCCGGATCGGGGCGGCCGGGCACGGGCCGGTGGCCGCGGCGGCGGCGTACGGGGAGGTGGCGCTGCTCGCCGTACCGGCCGGGCGGGCCCCGGAGCTGGCCCGGGAGCACGCCGCGGCACTGGCGGGACGGACGGTCGTGGACTGCACGAACCCGCTGGAGCCGGGTCCGGGCGGGGTGATGCTGGCGACGGCCCCCGGCGTGAGCGTGGCCGCGCTGATCGGGGCCGCGGCACCCGGCGCGCACGTGGTGAAGGCCTTCAACCTGGCCCACTCCAGTGCGTGGGAGCAGCCTCCGGGCGCCTTCGGCGGGGAGCGGCCGGCGGTGCCGTTCTGCGCGGACGACCCGGTGGCGGCGGGGCGGGTCGAGGAGCTGATCACGGGGATGGGGTGGAGCCCGATGGCCGCGGGCGGGCTGGACCGGGCGGCGTACGTGGAGGCCACGGCCGCCTTCGTGATCGGGGTCTGGTGGGCGGGCGGCTCGCCGCGCCTGGCCTTCCCGGAGGTCCCGGGGGCCGCGGCCTGA
- a CDS encoding AI-2E family transporter: MATPLLPGPVRRFAAWCAVVLLAVGVLAVAIWLCVVLKTVVTPVLLAVLGTALLGPLQRRLVRTGVHRSLAAALTCLAVVAVVGGAAYVVVLALVETGDQIVDALRRAGQALAEHFGAVGTSVEDLARNSEDLLAKFGGTAASGLLAGLSAVGTTIAMGVLALVLIFFFLRDSDRAAHTLRSLVPSRSGDLVEAMGRRAFEAVEGFMRGTTLVALVDAVLIGAGLLVFGVPGAVGLAALVFVTAYVPYLGAFLSGAVAVLVALADRGWVIALWVLGVVLAVQMIEGYVLQPLVQSRTVQMHPALVMLAITAGASVAGILGMLLAVPLTAAAFGVVSELRGRFAERDPEVPLP, from the coding sequence ATGGCGACCCCCCTGCTCCCCGGCCCGGTGCGGCGGTTCGCCGCCTGGTGCGCCGTGGTCCTGCTCGCCGTCGGCGTCCTCGCCGTCGCCATCTGGCTGTGCGTCGTCCTCAAGACCGTCGTCACGCCCGTACTGCTGGCCGTGCTCGGGACCGCCCTGCTCGGGCCGCTGCAGCGGCGGCTGGTCCGGACGGGGGTGCACCGCTCGCTCGCCGCGGCCCTCACCTGCCTCGCCGTCGTCGCGGTCGTCGGCGGGGCCGCGTACGTCGTCGTCCTCGCGCTCGTCGAGACCGGCGACCAGATCGTCGACGCGCTCCGGCGGGCCGGGCAGGCCCTCGCCGAGCACTTCGGGGCGGTCGGCACCTCGGTGGAGGACCTCGCCAGGAACTCCGAGGACCTGCTCGCGAAGTTCGGCGGGACCGCCGCGTCCGGGCTGCTCGCCGGGCTCAGCGCGGTCGGCACGACGATCGCGATGGGGGTCCTGGCGCTGGTGCTGATCTTCTTCTTCCTGCGCGACTCCGACCGGGCCGCGCACACGCTGCGCTCCCTGGTCCCGAGCCGGTCGGGCGACCTGGTGGAGGCGATGGGACGGCGCGCCTTCGAGGCCGTCGAGGGCTTCATGCGGGGGACCACCCTGGTGGCCCTCGTCGACGCCGTGCTGATCGGCGCGGGACTGCTGGTGTTCGGGGTGCCGGGCGCGGTGGGGCTGGCGGCGCTGGTGTTCGTCACCGCCTACGTCCCCTACCTCGGCGCCTTCCTCTCCGGCGCCGTGGCGGTCCTCGTGGCCCTCGCCGACCGGGGCTGGGTCATCGCCCTGTGGGTCCTGGGCGTCGTGCTGGCGGTCCAGATGATCGAGGGGTACGTGCTCCAGCCCCTGGTCCAGAGCCGGACCGTGCAGATGCACCCGGCGCTGGTGATGCTCGCGATCACGGCCGGGGCGAGCGTCGCCGGCATCCTCGGCATGCTGCTCGCCGTACCGCTGACGGCGGCCGCGTTCGGCGTGGTCTCGGAACTGCGCGGCCGCTTCGCGGAGCGGGACCCCGAGGTCCCGCTCCCCTGA